A portion of the Phycisphaerales bacterium AB-hyl4 genome contains these proteins:
- a CDS encoding DUF4838 domain-containing protein, whose product MWCVVSSARGEVVLADAGATEYVIVIGANASKAEQFAAEELSLFLHQMTDADFKVVTDEHASGRYEFVVGQTNRLDIDETPDNLKPTGTEGFAIIVDDDRVAILGNTGRATLYGVYDFLEHELGCRFIASDMTHVPSKPTLRVGVQSRVFSPKLEYRNLHQGTTQWSVRNRLNAVWGTVPNEAIIGGARFIGPSFVHTFGELVPEAEYFEAHPEYYALWEGKRVPAAIGGKTGGLCLTHPDVLRITIASVRDWIADYRRRASAHPDTLLLVSVSANDDHHLVCQCTGCQAVNKEEDAPSGTLIRFVNEVAEQIGADEPMVRIETLAYGFSETPPAKTKPHDNVIIRFAPISADFARPFNDTASERNRQVHHNLQQWSKLTDNIYIWDYRTNFHAYLKPFPDLRVLEENMRYLIDAGLRGYYAQTAQTESATFSRLRRYVLAKQAWRPDTNVQQAINEFCQLYYGPAAPYVLQYIDMVHDYFASLDIPLRWRDGSSPDGADYDYSFLAEVDDVLEKAEAAAETEAQTRRVTEERLTVWYMLVRKALAGDVEGDSHHSLPLTWQFRTDPEDEGLSEQWQAQSDFESWGPIRVDESWTNQGHAYHGVAWYSLMHSVDDADAGRFDAIRFGAIDGDEHQIFINGELVDERVADAALTWNEPFQVNLDEPLAGGEHTIVVRVKKASRAAGIWRPVTLVDQSQGLPGRIHTAGSRFIEVSEAMEVSHLSEFYGRHGEQVEHFNRRIKVLLMQDGASREDDNPNRIARQPAALLENEHRMFTVEFDESALNGACVSQPTDRSWTINQSIRWNALGELMSDLRPQEDRPVTLRVRVRTEGLRTDTGGFRFGIARRLGKDHGWRATAWKVVRVPAAETSDKTWQWYEMTVPDDTDWSDALYYAFVWPEQNSGEGGRVLVDTFELVYSE is encoded by the coding sequence ATGTGGTGCGTAGTCTCGTCTGCTCGCGGCGAGGTGGTGCTGGCCGATGCGGGGGCGACGGAGTATGTGATTGTTATTGGCGCGAATGCCAGCAAAGCGGAGCAGTTCGCAGCAGAAGAACTGTCGTTGTTTCTTCATCAAATGACGGATGCGGACTTCAAAGTTGTTACCGACGAACATGCATCCGGACGCTACGAGTTCGTGGTCGGCCAGACGAATCGCCTGGATATTGATGAAACCCCCGATAACCTCAAGCCGACAGGTACGGAAGGATTCGCCATCATCGTCGACGACGATCGTGTGGCGATTCTCGGCAACACCGGGCGTGCCACGCTCTATGGCGTTTACGACTTTCTCGAACACGAACTCGGCTGCCGCTTTATCGCCAGCGACATGACGCATGTGCCCAGTAAGCCCACCCTGCGAGTTGGTGTCCAGTCGCGTGTGTTCAGCCCCAAGCTGGAATACCGGAATCTTCACCAGGGCACGACGCAGTGGAGCGTACGTAATCGACTCAACGCCGTCTGGGGCACCGTGCCGAATGAGGCCATCATCGGCGGCGCGAGGTTCATCGGCCCGAGCTTCGTTCACACTTTCGGCGAGCTTGTGCCCGAGGCCGAGTACTTCGAGGCCCATCCCGAGTACTATGCGCTTTGGGAGGGAAAACGTGTTCCTGCCGCGATTGGCGGCAAGACAGGCGGCCTGTGCCTGACTCATCCTGACGTCCTGCGAATCACGATCGCTTCCGTTCGTGACTGGATTGCCGACTATCGCCGCAGGGCCAGCGCACACCCCGATACGCTCCTGCTTGTCTCGGTGTCGGCCAACGACGACCATCACCTGGTCTGCCAGTGCACCGGGTGTCAGGCCGTGAACAAGGAAGAGGACGCACCGTCCGGCACGCTTATTCGATTTGTCAACGAAGTCGCCGAGCAGATCGGAGCCGACGAGCCGATGGTGCGAATCGAAACGTTGGCGTATGGCTTTTCAGAAACGCCACCTGCCAAGACCAAGCCCCACGACAATGTCATCATTCGTTTCGCTCCGATCAGTGCCGACTTTGCCCGGCCGTTCAACGACACAGCCAGCGAACGAAATCGGCAGGTTCACCATAACCTCCAGCAATGGTCGAAACTGACCGACAACATTTATATTTGGGACTACCGAACAAACTTCCACGCCTATCTCAAGCCGTTCCCCGACCTCCGTGTGTTGGAAGAAAACATGCGATATCTGATCGATGCCGGCTTGCGAGGGTACTACGCTCAGACGGCTCAGACCGAATCCGCCACGTTCAGCAGACTTCGCCGCTATGTGCTCGCCAAACAAGCGTGGCGTCCTGACACGAACGTGCAACAGGCGATCAACGAGTTCTGTCAGCTTTACTATGGCCCGGCAGCGCCCTACGTTCTCCAATACATTGACATGGTCCATGACTATTTCGCATCACTTGATATTCCGCTTCGCTGGCGTGATGGCTCTTCTCCCGATGGCGCGGACTATGACTACAGCTTCCTCGCTGAGGTGGACGACGTTCTCGAAAAAGCGGAGGCGGCGGCGGAAACAGAGGCCCAGACGCGGCGTGTGACGGAGGAACGCCTCACGGTCTGGTACATGCTCGTTCGCAAGGCACTGGCCGGCGACGTGGAAGGGGATTCGCATCATTCGCTTCCATTGACCTGGCAATTCCGAACGGACCCCGAGGATGAAGGGCTTTCGGAGCAGTGGCAGGCACAGAGCGACTTTGAGTCGTGGGGGCCGATTCGCGTCGATGAGTCGTGGACGAATCAAGGCCATGCGTACCACGGGGTCGCTTGGTATAGCCTGATGCACAGCGTGGACGATGCGGATGCGGGGCGATTCGATGCGATTCGTTTCGGTGCCATCGACGGCGATGAACACCAGATTTTTATCAACGGCGAGTTGGTCGACGAACGCGTGGCCGACGCCGCGCTGACCTGGAATGAACCATTTCAGGTGAACCTTGACGAGCCATTGGCTGGTGGCGAGCACACGATCGTTGTGCGCGTCAAAAAGGCAAGCAGAGCCGCGGGCATATGGCGTCCGGTGACGCTGGTGGACCAAAGCCAGGGTCTGCCCGGGCGCATCCACACCGCCGGCTCTCGGTTCATCGAAGTCAGCGAAGCGATGGAGGTCAGTCACCTGAGCGAGTTTTACGGACGGCATGGCGAGCAGGTTGAACACTTCAACCGCCGAATCAAGGTCCTGTTGATGCAGGATGGTGCCAGCAGGGAGGACGACAATCCGAACCGTATCGCGCGGCAGCCGGCCGCACTGCTGGAAAACGAGCATCGGATGTTTACCGTTGAGTTTGATGAATCAGCTTTGAACGGCGCGTGTGTTTCGCAGCCGACGGATCGCTCCTGGACGATCAACCAGTCGATTCGCTGGAATGCGTTGGGCGAACTGATGAGTGACTTGAGGCCGCAGGAGGACCGCCCGGTAACACTGCGCGTGCGTGTTCGAACCGAAGGGCTTCGTACCGATACCGGGGGGTTCCGCTTCGGCATCGCCCGGCGGCTGGGGAAGGACCATGGTTGGAGGGCTACGGCTTGGAAAGTGGTTCGCGTGCCCGCGGCGGAAACGTCCGACAAGACTTGGCAATGGTACGAAATGACGGTGCCCGACGACACCGACTGGTCTGACGCATTGTACTACGCGTTTGTCTGGCCGGAGCAGAACTCCGGCGAAGGTGGACGTGTGCTGGTGGATACTTTTGAACTCGTCTACTCAGAATGA
- a CDS encoding type II secretion system protein — protein MFRSETSASGFTLIELLVVISIIAILIALLLPALQMARESARAVECRSNLRQGITGLHVYTEDFDGYAPVMTTSGSVRWDWVVALEPYLNGRFGHNHMRCPSAEGVENLVNLNSAEWWTYSAHAGYNKQFQTPFMNSLNQAVRIFDITPGFVFADGTYFAEYRSPRVYPFDGALSVMSRVPTSWRHAGNAHFAMSDGSVRDATREELFEDANGVLWRRY, from the coding sequence ATGTTCCGATCTGAAACTAGCGCGTCCGGCTTTACGTTGATCGAATTGCTGGTGGTAATATCTATCATTGCGATACTCATCGCACTGCTCTTGCCAGCGCTGCAAATGGCCAGAGAAAGCGCACGTGCTGTCGAATGTCGATCCAACCTGCGACAGGGCATCACGGGGCTGCATGTCTATACGGAAGATTTCGATGGCTATGCCCCCGTCATGACCACCAGCGGCTCCGTTCGGTGGGACTGGGTGGTAGCGCTTGAGCCGTATCTCAACGGCCGATTTGGTCACAACCACATGCGTTGTCCATCGGCCGAAGGTGTGGAGAATCTGGTGAACTTGAACTCTGCTGAATGGTGGACCTATTCGGCGCACGCTGGCTACAACAAGCAGTTTCAGACGCCGTTCATGAACAGTTTGAATCAAGCGGTGCGAATTTTCGACATTACCCCTGGTTTTGTGTTTGCTGATGGAACCTACTTTGCTGAATATCGATCACCGCGCGTTTATCCCTTTGATGGGGCACTTTCGGTGATGAGCCGTGTGCCCACGTCCTGGCGTCATGCTGGCAATGCTCATTTCGCCATGAGCGACGGATCCGTGCGCGATGCCACGCGCGAGGAGTTGTTCGAGGATGCGAATGGCGTCCTGTGGCGGCGTTACTGA
- a CDS encoding glycoside hydrolase family 130 protein gives MSYGSEISDRANVNLQQQVVFPWENRPADVDEVVWRYTGNPIITRDAVPRSNSIFNSAVVPFGGRYAGVFRVDDRRRAMRLHAGYSDDAIHWTLNPDPIAFNGSDDLPYPFEYGYDPRVVYFDDRYYVTWCNGLKGQPTIGVGWTQNFQTFTQLENAFLPFNRNGVLFPRKIQGHYAMLSRPSDGGHTPFGDIYYSESPDMTFWGRHRHVMSPVPLTWQGTKIGAGPIPIETDDGWLLIYHGVLTSCNGFVYSLGAALLDLDQPWKVIARAEPYLLSPQQSYECVGDVPNVVFPCAALHDKGTGRLAIYYGAADTVTALAFAHLGELVQFVKDNNVQNSTTA, from the coding sequence ATGAGTTACGGGTCTGAGATAAGTGATCGTGCGAACGTAAATCTTCAGCAGCAAGTAGTATTTCCATGGGAGAACCGGCCAGCCGACGTTGACGAGGTGGTGTGGCGGTATACCGGCAACCCCATCATTACACGAGACGCGGTGCCTCGTTCCAACAGTATCTTCAACAGCGCGGTTGTGCCCTTCGGCGGTCGCTACGCAGGCGTCTTTCGAGTCGATGACCGCCGCAGGGCGATGCGCCTTCACGCAGGCTACAGCGATGACGCCATCCACTGGACCCTCAATCCCGACCCCATTGCGTTTAACGGTTCAGACGATCTGCCCTATCCATTCGAGTATGGCTACGACCCGCGCGTTGTCTATTTTGATGACCGCTACTACGTCACCTGGTGTAACGGCCTGAAAGGACAGCCAACCATCGGCGTCGGCTGGACGCAGAATTTCCAGACGTTCACACAACTGGAAAATGCGTTCCTCCCGTTCAACCGCAACGGCGTGCTCTTCCCACGGAAAATCCAAGGTCACTACGCGATGCTCAGCCGACCTTCCGACGGCGGCCATACGCCCTTCGGCGACATTTACTATTCCGAAAGCCCCGACATGACATTCTGGGGCAGGCACCGTCACGTCATGTCACCCGTCCCGCTGACCTGGCAAGGCACGAAGATTGGCGCCGGGCCAATTCCTATTGAAACAGATGATGGTTGGCTGTTGATCTATCACGGTGTTCTGACAAGCTGTAACGGCTTTGTGTACAGCCTCGGTGCGGCCCTGCTGGATCTGGACCAGCCCTGGAAGGTGATTGCCAGGGCAGAGCCCTACCTGCTCTCACCGCAGCAGTCGTATGAATGTGTGGGCGACGTGCCGAACGTGGTATTCCCATGTGCTGCGTTACATGACAAAGGAACGGGCCGACTTGCGATCTACTACGGCGCAGCGGATACCGTAACCGCCCTGGCATTTGCCCATCTTGGGGAACTGGTGCAGTTCGTGAAAGATAACAACGTGCAGAACAGCACGACTGCTTAG
- a CDS encoding discoidin domain-containing protein — translation MVLTQVWRYVGAMAVMIAMMIGCGTAAASNTQQMEATATGWWQDANPSLAVDGDWRTTYVGTGDNNAIEVAFAEARQIESITIGFHTQSHHRPRAYRIELQKPDGRWTTVANMKQLPEDVAAHELEAPATATGVRITATQLSTSNNMSIRQIVFNSRLWTSTTSLDLPRPTLVHNPAVRVQPFDARLKFYHHGDGLLFYSQGDYNRLDAMLVVSPLAADAKWFTSSYGMGRHRFSGPFVVDDSQVAVEVTGSAGRHRLAVEQLPDAVKVRDTFQFNRESSADVEAVGLVFRLPVDFWAGGQWRVGSHTGELAPVAKATGELATFDDIVVLPVVDVEGMVTVELRPSSGRGTLTLQIASEQLAELRYVRRSGFSGHFIDLYAIRRNPNGRAQDDQLASYDWRWRVRFDEALARPWWESFGHDSHESVRQLLNTDATVVANRAGGSSGREGEQILDPDSPFHGAVADTGGDRNGLIEAMPLHTRNHVIQLARRFRQTGDDKDLPAIMAGLDYLAATVAPWGQFGDIRVGGWVEAPFFWDIVGVAEAIEVVRSHSDDDRVSFWLAGVHRQYQAVVTGTQHRLRFKDDIGPNMVTFAVQLFRMARYFQEDTGGDLAYDAMSFALAMDPSPYGGLQQDYSYTQGNQFDTGYYRWLLNLSFDWHALTKGTAWELKGEDRDRWEQMQEAFLWLYDNGQLNTMTAHPKNRLHEGDVRPMRPYGNEALWGPAKQRADYLHAHGPEALPEFVADDQNLPLGSRHFDIAGMFVQRTSNRYISFWWNERSRARDDAAGANANYNAKTPLGAYYLRNRQAPRELTIPSDNIHYSGALLAEGMDNLEDWATGFENYVGSRLSQPIDIGEATLFVADVICRSKRLADAPTHMMMTTLIAPSEVVRAVSAPAQPNATPITLQPLVIRAKNDREPALASIEWESLFGELPYDWSLSEQPIDGSQQYASLPAANVWRLRAHWPATEPLATAWRIAHQPTTAWAVEAVTPTVHHLYALGGTRIIVVKEAVQVDRQIEGYPDAHIVVGEQPTTIDGRNIEQVGHFWHIQPTVSQ, via the coding sequence ATGGTACTGACGCAGGTCTGGCGATATGTCGGTGCGATGGCCGTGATGATTGCAATGATGATTGGATGCGGCACCGCAGCCGCGTCCAACACACAACAGATGGAAGCGACCGCGACAGGTTGGTGGCAAGACGCCAACCCATCTTTGGCGGTCGATGGCGACTGGCGGACAACGTACGTCGGTACTGGCGACAACAATGCGATTGAGGTGGCATTTGCAGAAGCTCGGCAGATCGAGTCCATCACGATCGGGTTTCACACCCAATCGCACCATCGCCCGCGTGCCTACCGCATTGAACTGCAAAAGCCCGACGGCCGTTGGACCACGGTGGCGAATATGAAGCAGTTGCCGGAGGACGTGGCCGCCCACGAACTGGAAGCCCCGGCGACGGCGACCGGGGTGCGGATCACTGCCACGCAACTCAGTACGTCAAACAACATGAGCATTCGTCAGATTGTTTTTAACAGCCGACTGTGGACCAGCACCACAAGCCTCGATCTCCCGCGGCCGACACTCGTGCATAACCCGGCCGTGCGCGTTCAGCCGTTTGATGCACGCCTGAAGTTCTACCACCACGGCGACGGATTGCTCTTCTATTCGCAAGGCGATTACAACCGCCTCGATGCAATGCTGGTTGTCAGCCCGCTTGCTGCCGATGCGAAATGGTTTACCTCCAGCTACGGCATGGGGCGTCACCGGTTCTCGGGCCCCTTTGTTGTGGATGACAGCCAGGTCGCCGTTGAAGTGACGGGATCGGCCGGGCGACATCGCCTCGCGGTGGAGCAACTGCCCGATGCGGTGAAGGTGAGAGATACATTCCAGTTCAACCGTGAAAGCTCGGCTGATGTCGAAGCAGTAGGCCTCGTCTTTCGATTGCCCGTCGACTTCTGGGCCGGTGGGCAATGGCGTGTCGGATCGCACACCGGCGAACTCGCGCCCGTCGCGAAAGCGACAGGTGAGCTTGCGACGTTCGACGACATTGTCGTCTTGCCTGTCGTTGACGTTGAAGGCATGGTCACCGTTGAGCTTCGCCCTTCAAGCGGACGTGGCACGCTGACGCTTCAGATCGCCAGTGAACAACTGGCGGAGCTTCGCTACGTACGCCGATCGGGATTCTCAGGCCACTTCATCGACTTGTACGCGATTCGGCGAAATCCGAACGGACGAGCGCAAGATGATCAACTGGCATCATACGATTGGCGGTGGCGTGTGCGATTTGATGAGGCGCTCGCTCGGCCGTGGTGGGAATCCTTCGGGCATGATTCGCATGAGTCGGTCCGGCAGTTGCTGAATACGGATGCCACGGTCGTGGCCAATCGGGCAGGGGGTTCGAGTGGCCGTGAGGGGGAGCAGATCCTTGATCCCGACAGTCCGTTCCATGGCGCGGTGGCTGACACAGGCGGCGACCGAAACGGCCTCATCGAGGCGATGCCCCTGCATACCCGAAACCATGTGATCCAACTCGCTCGCCGATTTCGTCAGACGGGCGATGACAAGGATCTTCCCGCCATCATGGCCGGCCTGGATTATCTCGCAGCGACGGTCGCCCCGTGGGGACAGTTCGGCGACATCCGCGTCGGCGGCTGGGTTGAAGCGCCTTTCTTCTGGGACATCGTCGGCGTCGCGGAAGCGATCGAAGTTGTGCGGTCGCACTCGGACGACGATCGCGTGAGCTTCTGGCTGGCCGGTGTTCACCGACAGTATCAGGCCGTGGTCACCGGTACACAGCACCGCCTCCGATTCAAGGACGACATCGGGCCGAACATGGTGACATTTGCCGTGCAACTGTTTCGCATGGCCCGGTATTTCCAGGAAGACACGGGAGGCGATCTGGCGTACGACGCCATGAGCTTCGCACTGGCGATGGATCCAAGCCCGTACGGCGGGCTCCAGCAGGACTACAGCTACACGCAAGGCAACCAGTTTGATACCGGGTACTACCGCTGGCTGCTCAATCTGTCATTCGACTGGCATGCCCTGACTAAAGGTACGGCATGGGAACTCAAGGGAGAGGATCGAGACCGATGGGAACAGATGCAGGAGGCGTTCCTGTGGCTGTACGACAATGGTCAACTGAACACGATGACGGCACATCCGAAGAATCGCCTGCATGAAGGTGATGTGCGGCCCATGCGGCCGTACGGCAACGAAGCACTGTGGGGGCCGGCAAAACAACGAGCCGACTACCTCCACGCCCATGGCCCCGAAGCCCTGCCCGAGTTTGTAGCCGATGATCAGAACCTCCCGCTCGGCAGCCGACACTTCGACATCGCTGGCATGTTTGTTCAACGCACCTCCAATCGGTACATCAGCTTCTGGTGGAACGAGCGGTCAAGGGCAAGAGACGATGCCGCAGGAGCGAATGCGAACTACAACGCCAAGACGCCCCTTGGCGCGTACTATCTACGAAACCGCCAGGCGCCCCGCGAATTGACCATCCCCTCTGACAACATTCACTACAGCGGTGCGCTGCTGGCAGAGGGTATGGACAATCTTGAAGACTGGGCGACAGGCTTCGAAAATTATGTCGGCTCACGCCTGAGCCAGCCCATTGACATCGGCGAGGCAACACTGTTTGTCGCGGACGTAATATGTCGTTCAAAGCGACTGGCCGACGCACCAACTCACATGATGATGACGACATTGATCGCACCAAGCGAAGTGGTGCGGGCAGTGAGTGCACCGGCTCAGCCGAACGCTACGCCGATCACGTTGCAGCCATTGGTCATCAGGGCGAAGAATGACCGGGAACCGGCGCTGGCAAGCATCGAATGGGAATCACTGTTCGGCGAATTGCCGTACGACTGGTCCCTGTCGGAACAACCCATCGACGGTTCTCAGCAATACGCATCGCTCCCGGCCGCGAATGTGTGGCGACTTCGAGCACATTGGCCAGCCACAGAACCTCTGGCGACCGCCTGGCGCATCGCACACCAACCCACAACAGCCTGGGCCGTTGAAGCCGTCACCCCAACCGTGCATCATCTTTATGCTCTGGGCGGCACGCGAATCATCGTTGTGAAAGAGGCCGTGCAGGTCGATCGGCAAATCGAAGGGTACCCCGACGCTCACATCGTTGTGGGCGAACAACCAACGACAATTGACGGGCGCAACATAGAGCAGGTCGGCCACTTCTGGCACATTCAACCAACGGTCAGCCAATAA
- a CDS encoding type II secretion system protein, with protein sequence MRHRHAFTLIELLVVISIIALLIAILLPALSQAREVARDVGCMSNLRQIGLYLRMYIDDHREHLPPNRSSLPNRSNAWNKLDLVQPYMSVQEYDPNDYTVWRGVFACPSVHDGRMTYTMNYWLRNPLPDIPNTEHMFDPNDFPQPSKLITVFDGRLDHHQGRTSNGLRWNSDFVDYRHPRVPSHYRQGKANFLSFDGHVEKQDWYSVTPPPWGDREALVWY encoded by the coding sequence ATGCGCCATCGTCACGCATTCACGCTCATCGAATTGCTAGTCGTCATATCGATCATTGCTTTGCTGATCGCAATTCTCCTGCCCGCATTGAGCCAGGCCAGAGAGGTTGCGAGAGATGTGGGGTGCATGTCCAACTTGAGGCAAATTGGCCTGTACCTGCGCATGTACATCGACGACCATCGCGAGCACCTGCCTCCTAACCGTAGTTCGTTGCCGAACCGGAGCAATGCATGGAACAAGCTCGATCTGGTACAGCCATACATGAGTGTTCAGGAGTATGACCCAAACGACTACACCGTATGGCGAGGCGTGTTCGCGTGCCCCAGCGTGCACGATGGTCGAATGACTTACACCATGAACTACTGGCTGCGCAACCCTTTGCCGGACATCCCCAATACAGAACACATGTTCGACCCCAATGATTTTCCTCAGCCGAGCAAACTCATCACGGTGTTCGATGGAAGATTGGATCACCACCAGGGCCGAACGAGCAACGGCCTACGCTGGAACTCAGACTTTGTGGACTATCGACACCCAAGGGTGCCAAGCCACTATCGGCAGGGTAAAGCCAACTTTCTCAGCTTCGACGGCCACGTCGAAAAACAGGACTGGTATTCGGTCACACCCCCGCCCTGGGGCGACCGGGAGGCACTCGTATGGTACTGA
- a CDS encoding GntR family transcriptional regulator: protein MSEAIEAGIRADRLAVGQRMPSDKALARDLHVSPLTVAKAYQKLAEKGMLDRHVGRGTFVARKSRRTGVVVMLTGDYVESWTGVVASGLSAALAGAGFRLEMVPPFGSDPLREREMLEEIDPDRVDGIFAMTQLGSEPLYRKLVERGVSVVLGGRHYASLPYVAFNDFHVGEMAAEHLRKIGISDCMAIIDNYDVGRERLHGFQTGLAKAGIELPSERVFFTGGPTLSEHELESLLQWPRLPQGIFAHGDSYLVQLYHGLLNAGRVEEANQLVMVGVGNRFEHHHVPFASVDYNLLGLGAEAGKYLIELIEGNAMPTPGKSVGREIEPVLCDHSVVSPSNAASV, encoded by the coding sequence TTGAGCGAGGCGATCGAAGCCGGGATTCGGGCGGATCGCCTGGCTGTCGGCCAACGCATGCCTTCAGACAAAGCACTGGCGCGTGATCTGCACGTCTCCCCCCTCACCGTGGCCAAGGCCTACCAGAAGCTGGCGGAGAAGGGGATGCTTGACCGGCATGTCGGCCGGGGGACCTTTGTCGCCCGCAAGAGTCGCCGAACCGGCGTGGTCGTCATGCTCACCGGCGATTACGTTGAAAGCTGGACCGGCGTCGTCGCTTCCGGGCTTTCCGCCGCCCTGGCGGGGGCTGGCTTTCGACTCGAAATGGTTCCGCCATTCGGCAGCGATCCGCTCCGAGAGCGGGAAATGCTGGAGGAGATCGATCCGGATCGCGTGGACGGCATTTTCGCCATGACCCAATTGGGCAGTGAGCCGTTGTATCGCAAGCTTGTCGAGCGAGGCGTCTCGGTCGTGCTTGGCGGACGACACTACGCCTCGTTGCCTTATGTCGCGTTCAACGATTTCCACGTTGGTGAAATGGCAGCTGAGCACCTCCGGAAAATTGGCATCTCAGACTGCATGGCGATCATCGATAACTACGACGTCGGCCGAGAGCGGCTGCACGGCTTTCAGACGGGGCTGGCCAAGGCGGGAATCGAACTTCCCTCAGAACGCGTGTTCTTCACCGGCGGCCCGACCCTCAGTGAACACGAACTGGAAAGCCTCCTCCAATGGCCCAGGCTCCCGCAAGGCATTTTCGCCCACGGCGATAGCTATCTCGTTCAGCTCTATCACGGATTATTGAATGCGGGGCGGGTCGAGGAAGCCAATCAACTGGTGATGGTGGGTGTCGGCAACCGCTTTGAACATCACCACGTGCCTTTTGCATCGGTGGATTACAACTTGCTCGGCCTGGGCGCCGAGGCCGGTAAATATCTGATCGAACTGATCGAAGGAAACGCAATGCCCACGCCAGGCAAGTCTGTCGGGCGGGAGATCGAACCTGTGCTTTGTGATCATAGCGTCGTTTCGCCAAGTAATGCAGCTTCGGTTTAG
- a CDS encoding Gfo/Idh/MocA family protein — protein sequence MSRILAYVGPIRTGVVGLGRAGWNIHVRLLRDDARFRIIAASDPEAGRREQACQELGCETFATAEQMIERMGLDLVVVASPSVYHRPHALMALKAGAHVVVEKPLAGSADEVDEMIAAAHAANRQLMPFQSRRLSPIHQQLQKVIQSGKLGRLLHIAYRRYNYIRRNDWQCVLANGGGLLRNHGSHILDQILDLVQSPVNRVMCQLERISSAGDAEDHVVVLMQTSSGVTVHVEISDGTAASETGPEWMFVGEQGTLTATDNEGTIRHMNPGEIPSRQLQDGLAAQGRRYGTSEKLPWNEQQFSVEGKPDICFYDQVHDTITRGRPFIFPPEQVRTVIAVLDDCRRQNPRFSGLRPFVPQPVSDATPGTGGSLIASPASASSKQFRKVRVNSS from the coding sequence ATGAGCCGTATTCTCGCGTACGTTGGCCCCATTCGGACGGGCGTCGTCGGCCTCGGCCGGGCGGGCTGGAATATCCATGTCAGGCTGCTGCGCGACGACGCACGATTCCGGATCATCGCTGCGAGCGATCCTGAGGCAGGTCGCAGGGAGCAGGCGTGCCAGGAACTTGGCTGCGAGACATTCGCCACTGCCGAACAGATGATCGAGCGGATGGGGCTGGATCTGGTTGTGGTCGCCTCGCCTTCGGTGTACCACAGGCCGCATGCGTTGATGGCGCTGAAAGCGGGCGCTCATGTTGTCGTGGAAAAGCCGTTGGCCGGCTCGGCGGATGAAGTCGACGAGATGATCGCCGCGGCGCATGCTGCCAACCGCCAGTTGATGCCGTTTCAGTCACGCCGACTGAGCCCGATCCATCAACAACTGCAAAAGGTGATCCAGAGCGGCAAGCTTGGTCGACTGCTTCATATCGCCTACCGTCGATACAACTACATCCGCCGAAACGACTGGCAGTGCGTGCTTGCCAATGGCGGCGGCCTGCTGCGTAATCACGGCTCGCACATCCTTGATCAGATCCTTGATCTCGTTCAGAGCCCTGTTAATCGTGTCATGTGCCAGCTTGAACGCATCAGCTCGGCAGGCGATGCCGAAGATCATGTCGTGGTGCTGATGCAGACCTCGTCCGGCGTAACGGTGCACGTAGAGATTTCAGACGGCACCGCAGCCAGCGAGACCGGTCCGGAATGGATGTTCGTCGGTGAACAGGGCACGTTAACGGCAACCGACAACGAGGGCACGATTCGTCATATGAATCCAGGCGAGATCCCTTCGCGCCAGCTTCAGGATGGACTTGCGGCCCAAGGTCGGCGTTACGGTACATCCGAAAAGCTGCCTTGGAATGAGCAGCAGTTTTCCGTGGAAGGCAAACCCGACATCTGCTTCTACGATCAGGTACACGACACGATTACACGGGGGCGGCCGTTTATTTTTCCACCCGAGCAGGTGCGGACGGTGATCGCGGTGCTTGATGATTGCCGACGCCAAAATCCGCGGTTTTCCGGGCTACGGCCTTTCGTACCCCAACCGGTTTCCGACGCCACTCCAGGCACCGGCGGATCGTTGATCGCCTCGCCGGCTTCGGCATCATCGAAGCAGTTCCGTAAAGTTCGCGTCAATAGCTCCTGA